The stretch of DNA CCTCATGTATAGACAAGGCAAGGCACGAGTTTAGTTCGCACACCGAGGTACTCCATTGCTAGCTCGGAAAGCTAATTTGTGATGGGCCGCcacagcagcagcagcggcaAGACCGAGGCCGGCGGCGAGCAGTACCGCAAGGAGGAGAAGCATCACAAGCACATGGAGAAGCTGGCCAAGCTCGGTGCCGTCGCCGCCGGAGCATACGCTAGGGTACGCAGCAAACACCTCATGCGTTGTACTACTTATTTTCTACGTAATGTCAATTACTCATGCTTAACTAGAACTAACAATCACTTCACGATCGGTATACAGCACGAGAAGCACAAGGCGAGGAAGGACCCGGAGCATGCGAGGTCGCACAAGATGAAGGAGACGATCGCCGCCACTGTCGCCGCCGGCAGCGCAGGATTCGCCATCCACGAGCACCACAAGAAGAAAGAGGCCAAGAAGCACGCTCGTCATGCCCACCACCACTGATACAATCATGGATGCATATGCACATGTAGA from Triticum urartu cultivar G1812 chromosome 3, Tu2.1, whole genome shotgun sequence encodes:
- the LOC125549424 gene encoding abscisic stress-ripening protein 2-like, which gives rise to MGRHSSSSGKTEAGGEQYRKEEKHHKHMEKLAKLGAVAAGAYARHEKHKARKDPEHARSHKMKETIAATVAAGSAGFAIHEHHKKKEAKKHARHAHHH